Proteins from a genomic interval of Orbaceae bacterium lpD02:
- the rpoD gene encoding RNA polymerase sigma factor RpoD → MEQNSQSQLKHLIIRGKELGYLTYADVNDHLPEEIIDSDQIEDIIQMINDMGIQVLEEAPDTDEMLLSDNVADEEAVEAATALVLSNVESEIGRTTDPVRMYMREMGAVELLTREGEIDIAKRIEDGINQVQTSVSEYPEAITYLLEQYNLVEQGTVRLSDLITGFVDPNAEEGLDELPEELEDKESDDIDLDEDDDDDSESDSSDDDTSIDPEVARAKFAELKEQHEKTSEAIKKHGRAHKKAQQEIENLSEVFKQFRLVGKQFDILVNSMREMMERVRTHERIIMKICVEQCKMPKKQFMTHFTGNENNISWFEKASKSKNTFASKLQEFEAEIKEQATELQHIETETNLSIEQIKDINRRMSIGEAKAKRAKKEMVEANLRLVISIAKKYTNRGLQFLDLIQEGNIGLMKAVDKFEYRRGYKFSTYATWWIRQAITRSIADQARTIRIPVHMIETINKLNRISRQILQEIGREPTPEELSEKMQMPEDKIRKVLKIAKEPISMETPVGDDEDSHLGDFIEDTAIEQPLDAATSESLRAATRDILSGLTPREAKVLRMRFGIDMNTDHTLEEVGKQFDVTRERIRQIEAKALRKLRHPSRSDVLRSFLDE, encoded by the coding sequence ATGGAGCAGAACTCTCAATCACAACTAAAACATCTGATTATCCGAGGTAAAGAACTCGGGTATCTAACTTATGCAGATGTCAACGATCATTTACCAGAAGAAATCATCGATTCCGATCAAATCGAAGATATTATTCAGATGATAAATGATATGGGAATTCAAGTTCTTGAAGAAGCCCCAGATACAGATGAAATGCTTTTATCAGATAACGTTGCTGATGAAGAAGCTGTTGAGGCGGCAACTGCCTTAGTATTATCTAACGTTGAGTCAGAAATTGGCCGTACTACCGACCCTGTTCGAATGTATATGCGCGAAATGGGTGCTGTTGAGTTATTAACACGGGAAGGTGAAATAGATATAGCCAAACGTATTGAAGACGGTATCAATCAGGTGCAAACCTCAGTATCTGAATACCCAGAAGCGATAACTTACCTTTTAGAGCAATATAATTTAGTCGAGCAAGGAACCGTTCGTCTTTCAGATTTAATTACAGGGTTTGTGGATCCAAATGCTGAAGAAGGCTTAGATGAACTGCCCGAAGAGCTTGAAGATAAAGAATCGGATGATATCGACCTTGATGAAGATGACGATGATGATAGCGAATCAGACTCAAGTGATGATGACACATCTATCGATCCTGAGGTAGCTAGGGCTAAATTTGCTGAATTAAAAGAGCAGCATGAAAAAACGTCCGAGGCGATTAAAAAGCATGGTCGTGCACATAAGAAAGCGCAGCAAGAAATTGAAAACTTATCCGAGGTATTTAAACAATTTCGCTTAGTTGGCAAACAATTCGACATTCTAGTCAATAGTATGCGTGAAATGATGGAGCGAGTTAGAACTCACGAACGCATTATTATGAAAATTTGCGTTGAGCAATGTAAAATGCCTAAAAAGCAATTTATGACACATTTTACGGGTAATGAAAACAATATTAGTTGGTTTGAGAAAGCGAGCAAATCAAAGAATACATTTGCCAGCAAATTACAAGAATTTGAAGCAGAAATTAAAGAACAAGCTACCGAGCTGCAACACATTGAAACTGAAACAAATTTGTCAATTGAGCAAATTAAAGATATCAACCGACGTATGTCGATTGGAGAAGCCAAGGCTAAAAGAGCAAAAAAAGAGATGGTAGAAGCTAACTTACGTTTAGTGATCTCTATTGCCAAAAAATACACTAACCGTGGACTGCAATTTTTAGACCTTATTCAAGAAGGTAACATTGGCTTAATGAAAGCGGTAGATAAATTTGAATATCGCCGCGGTTATAAATTCTCAACTTATGCGACTTGGTGGATTCGTCAGGCTATTACACGCTCAATAGCTGACCAAGCTCGAACTATCCGTATTCCTGTTCATATGATTGAGACAATTAATAAGCTAAATAGAATTTCACGGCAAATCTTACAAGAAATTGGCCGCGAACCGACTCCTGAAGAGTTATCGGAAAAAATGCAAATGCCAGAAGATAAAATTCGGAAGGTATTAAAAATTGCTAAAGAACCAATCTCAATGGAAACGCCTGTTGGTGATGATGAAGATTCTCATTTAGGTGATTTTATTGAAGATACAGCAATAGAGCAGCCACTTGATGCCGCTACATCAGAAAGTTTACGCGCAGCAACAAGAGATATTCTATCGGGTTTAACGCCAAGAGAAGCAAAAGTGTTGCGCATGCGTTTTGGTATCGATATGAACACCGATCATACACTCGAAGAAGTGGGTAAACAATTTGATGTAACAAGAGAGCGTATCCGCCAAATTGAGGCTAAAGCGTTACGTAAATTACGCCACCCTAGCCGGTCAGATGTATTACGTAGTTTCCTTGATGAGTAA
- the nrdG gene encoding anaerobic ribonucleoside-triphosphate reductase-activating protein — protein MNYHRYYPIDVVNGPGTRCSLFVAGCVHQCRGCYNKSTWSLDSGFIFSQELEDQIICDLQDREIKRQGLSLSGGDPLHPKNIPAILKLVERVKMQCDNKDIWLWTGYLLGELTANQRAVLPYIDVLIDGKFIQELADPKLVWRGSSNQIVHTLHKK, from the coding sequence ATGAATTATCACCGCTATTATCCTATTGACGTTGTTAATGGACCGGGCACTCGGTGTTCGTTATTTGTTGCTGGCTGCGTACATCAATGTCGTGGCTGTTACAATAAAAGTACATGGTCGCTTGATTCTGGCTTTATCTTTAGCCAAGAACTTGAAGATCAAATTATTTGTGATTTACAAGATCGTGAAATTAAACGACAAGGCCTGTCGTTATCTGGTGGCGATCCTCTTCATCCTAAAAATATACCTGCGATACTTAAGCTAGTAGAAAGAGTAAAAATGCAGTGTGATAATAAGGATATTTGGCTTTGGACGGGTTACTTACTTGGTGAGTTAACCGCCAATCAGCGAGCCGTCTTGCCTTATATTGATGTTCTTATCGATGGTAAGTTTATACAAGAACTTGCTGACCCGAAATTAGTTTGGCGCGGAAGTAGTAACCAAATTGTGCATACGTTACATAAAAAATAG
- the nrdD gene encoding anaerobic ribonucleoside-triphosphate reductase → MPVVVKRDGCQTAFNENRIRDAILKAAVAANVNDSDYCTSVARVVTNQMIERESVDIHEIQYSVENQLMAGPYKKLARTYIEYRHDRDRMREERSRLNQDIKGLIEQSNVAILNENANKDSKVIPTQRDLLAGIVARHYAKQYLLPKDISRAHDSGELHYHDLDYSPFFPMFNCMLIDLDGMLTNGFKMGNAEIEPPKSIATATAVTAQIIAQVASHIYGGTTINRIDEILAKFVTISFEKHKKIAEEWDIPDAKAYAENRTVKECYDAFQSLEYEVNTLHTANGQTPFVTFGFGLGTSWQSRLIQESILKVRIRGLGRNHKTAVFPKLVFAIKDGVNHRPDDTNYDIKQLALECASKRMYPDILNYEKVVEVTGSFKTPMGCRSFLGIYEEDGKQIHDGRNNLGVISLNLPRIAIEAKGDEAKFWQLLDSRLILCKKALMTRIARLEDVKARVAPILYMEGACGIRLKEDDSVAEIFRNGRASISLGYIGVHETLNALFNNKEHPFDSEMLREKGVQIVARLRQAVEQWKKETGYGFSLYSTPSENLCDRFCRLDTAEFGIIPGVTDKGYYTNSFHLDVEKKVDPYQKIEFEKPYPELASGGFICYGEYPNMINNVQALEDVWDYSYSRVPYYGTNTPIDECYECGFTGEFSCTSKGFVCPSCGNHDSAKVSVIRRVCGYLGSPDARPFNSGKQEEVKRRVKHLNNGQIG, encoded by the coding sequence ATGCCAGTAGTCGTGAAACGTGATGGGTGTCAAACCGCTTTTAATGAAAATCGAATTAGAGATGCTATTTTAAAAGCAGCCGTTGCTGCTAATGTAAATGATTCTGATTATTGCACCAGTGTTGCCAGAGTTGTAACCAACCAGATGATAGAACGAGAAAGCGTCGATATTCATGAAATTCAATATTCGGTTGAAAATCAGTTAATGGCTGGTCCATATAAAAAGCTAGCAAGAACCTATATAGAATATCGTCATGATAGAGATCGCATGCGCGAAGAGCGTAGCCGTTTAAATCAAGATATCAAAGGATTAATTGAACAAAGCAATGTTGCTATCTTAAATGAAAATGCCAATAAAGATAGTAAAGTTATTCCAACTCAGCGAGATCTATTAGCTGGAATTGTTGCCCGTCATTATGCAAAGCAGTACCTATTACCTAAAGACATCTCTAGGGCGCACGATAGCGGCGAATTGCATTATCACGATCTTGATTATTCGCCATTTTTCCCAATGTTTAACTGTATGCTAATTGATTTAGACGGCATGTTAACTAACGGATTTAAAATGGGCAATGCAGAGATTGAGCCGCCTAAATCTATAGCGACGGCAACGGCGGTAACTGCGCAGATTATCGCTCAAGTTGCGAGTCATATTTATGGCGGAACAACGATCAATCGTATTGATGAAATATTAGCTAAATTTGTCACCATCAGCTTTGAAAAACATAAAAAAATTGCTGAAGAGTGGGATATTCCTGATGCGAAAGCTTATGCCGAAAACCGTACAGTAAAAGAGTGTTATGACGCATTCCAATCACTAGAGTATGAAGTTAATACATTACATACCGCTAATGGGCAAACCCCATTTGTCACCTTTGGTTTTGGTTTAGGGACAAGTTGGCAGTCTAGATTGATCCAAGAGTCTATTTTAAAAGTAAGAATTCGAGGTTTGGGGCGAAATCATAAAACGGCAGTATTTCCTAAACTGGTCTTTGCGATTAAAGATGGGGTTAACCACAGGCCTGATGATACTAACTACGATATTAAACAACTTGCTTTAGAGTGTGCATCTAAGCGTATGTATCCAGATATCTTAAATTATGAAAAGGTTGTTGAAGTCACGGGATCATTTAAAACGCCAATGGGATGTCGTAGCTTTTTAGGGATCTATGAAGAAGATGGTAAACAAATTCATGATGGGCGTAACAATTTAGGGGTAATTAGCCTCAATCTTCCTCGTATTGCTATTGAAGCGAAAGGTGATGAGGCCAAATTTTGGCAATTATTAGATAGCCGCTTAATCTTATGTAAAAAAGCATTAATGACTCGTATTGCTAGGCTTGAAGATGTCAAAGCCAGAGTTGCGCCAATTCTCTATATGGAAGGGGCTTGCGGTATTCGGCTAAAAGAAGATGACTCAGTTGCTGAAATTTTTAGAAATGGCCGAGCTTCAATATCGTTGGGTTATATCGGTGTACATGAAACGCTAAATGCACTCTTTAATAATAAAGAGCACCCATTTGATAGCGAGATGTTACGTGAAAAAGGTGTACAGATTGTTGCTCGCTTGCGTCAAGCGGTAGAACAATGGAAAAAGGAGACTGGATATGGATTTAGTTTATATAGTACACCCAGCGAGAATTTATGCGACAGGTTTTGTCGTTTAGATACCGCAGAATTTGGTATTATTCCTGGTGTGACAGATAAAGGCTACTATACTAATAGCTTCCATCTAGATGTTGAGAAAAAAGTTGACCCGTACCAAAAAATTGAATTTGAAAAACCTTATCCTGAATTAGCTAGCGGTGGCTTTATCTGTTATGGCGAATACCCTAATATGATCAATAATGTTCAAGCGTTAGAAGATGTATGGGACTATAGTTATTCCCGAGTGCCATATTATGGTACCAATACCCCGATCGATGAGTGTTATGAGTGTGGTTTTACTGGTGAGTTTTCTTGTACGAGCAAAGGTTTTGTTTGCCCAAGCTGTGGTAATCATGACTCAGCCAAGGTATCTGTTATCAGGCGCGTTTGTGGCTATTTAGGTAGCCCGGATGCAAGACCTTTTAATTCAGGTAAACAAGAGGAAGTCAAACGGCGCGTCAAGCATTTAAATAATGGTCAAATTGGTTAG
- the rpsU gene encoding 30S ribosomal protein S21, producing the protein MPVIKVRENEPFDVALRRFKRSCEKAGILAEVRNREFYEKPTTIRKRAKAAAVKRHSKKLERENARRIRLY; encoded by the coding sequence ATGCCAGTAATTAAAGTACGTGAAAATGAACCTTTCGATGTTGCATTACGTCGTTTTAAACGTTCTTGCGAAAAAGCGGGAATTTTAGCAGAAGTTCGTAACCGTGAGTTTTATGAAAAACCGACAACCATTCGTAAACGAGCTAAAGCTGCGGCCGTAAAACGTCATTCTAAAAAACTAGAAAGAGAAAATGCACGTCGCATTCGTTTATACTAA
- the hemB gene encoding porphobilinogen synthase: protein MPSIIAGDFPQRRLRRLRANDFSRRLVAENSLTVNDLIYPVFIVEGNRVIEPVASMPNVNRMSIDILLKEAEQITKLGIPVLSLFPAIESSKKSLLAEESYNENGLVPRAVIALKKEFPELGILTDVALDPYTIHGQDGIIDANGYVQNDITVETLIRQAMVHAEAGVDIIAPSDMMDGRIGGIRAELEDNGFVNTQIMAYSAKYASTFYGPFRDAVGSSANIKGGNKKTYQLNPANSREALQEVYQDLQEGADMVMVKPGMPYLDILRQVKDTFAVPTFAYQVSGEYAMLMAAVNNGWLAESAIMESLLCFKRAGADGILTYFAKQIAEQLQTSK from the coding sequence ATGCCGTCCATTATAGCCGGTGATTTTCCACAACGTCGCCTACGTCGTTTGAGGGCTAATGATTTTAGTCGCCGATTAGTGGCTGAGAATAGTTTAACCGTAAACGATCTTATCTATCCGGTTTTTATTGTTGAAGGTAATAGGGTGATTGAACCTGTTGCATCCATGCCCAATGTTAACCGGATGAGTATTGACATATTATTAAAAGAAGCTGAACAAATCACTAAGCTAGGTATTCCGGTCTTATCTCTTTTCCCTGCTATTGAAAGTAGTAAAAAATCGCTGCTAGCAGAAGAATCATATAATGAAAATGGATTAGTTCCTCGAGCGGTAATTGCACTTAAAAAAGAATTTCCAGAGTTAGGGATCTTAACTGATGTTGCGTTAGATCCTTACACCATACATGGTCAAGATGGTATTATTGATGCTAATGGTTATGTACAAAATGATATTACGGTTGAGACTTTGATTCGTCAAGCCATGGTACATGCGGAGGCCGGCGTTGATATCATAGCGCCTAGCGATATGATGGACGGTCGAATTGGTGGAATACGTGCCGAGCTAGAAGATAATGGTTTCGTTAATACTCAAATTATGGCTTATTCGGCGAAGTATGCGTCAACTTTTTATGGTCCATTTCGGGATGCAGTAGGATCTTCTGCTAACATTAAAGGCGGAAATAAAAAGACGTATCAACTTAACCCGGCAAACAGCCGCGAAGCATTACAAGAAGTCTATCAGGATCTGCAAGAAGGTGCTGATATGGTAATGGTAAAACCAGGCATGCCTTATCTTGACATATTGCGTCAAGTCAAAGACACTTTTGCGGTACCGACCTTTGCGTATCAAGTGTCTGGTGAATATGCGATGCTAATGGCGGCGGTGAATAATGGTTGGTTAGCTGAATCAGCAATTATGGAATCATTGTTATGCTTTAAACGAGCTGGTGCAGATGGCATATTAACCTATTTTGCCAAGCAAATCGCAGAACAGTTACAAACTTCGAAGTAA
- the can gene encoding carbonate dehydratase, with protein MKTISDLIVRNHAWSQKMALEDPNFFKQLAITQRPRFLWIGCSDSRVPAEKLTELEPGELFVHRNVANLVIHTDLNCLSVVQYAIDVLGVEDIIICGHLDCGGIRAAVENPDLGLINNWLLHIRDIWFRYSSLLGEFPAEKRMDILCELNVIEQVYNLGHSTIIQSAWQRGQKVNIHGWVYGISNGCITDLKISSSSKESLEIHYREAIANLLNQHDQNKT; from the coding sequence ATGAAAACAATTTCTGACCTTATCGTACGTAACCATGCTTGGTCTCAAAAAATGGCCCTCGAAGATCCCAATTTTTTTAAACAGCTAGCGATAACGCAACGTCCTAGATTTTTATGGATTGGCTGTTCTGATAGCCGAGTTCCTGCTGAAAAACTAACAGAACTAGAGCCCGGAGAACTATTTGTTCATCGCAATGTTGCCAACTTAGTTATTCATACTGATTTAAATTGTTTGTCCGTAGTTCAATATGCAATTGATGTTTTAGGCGTAGAGGATATTATTATCTGTGGGCATCTTGACTGTGGTGGTATTCGCGCTGCGGTTGAAAACCCAGATTTAGGCTTAATAAATAATTGGTTACTGCATATCCGAGATATTTGGTTTCGCTATAGTTCATTATTAGGCGAATTTCCGGCAGAAAAAAGAATGGACATTCTATGCGAGCTTAATGTCATTGAGCAAGTTTATAATTTAGGCCACTCAACCATTATTCAATCAGCCTGGCAGCGTGGACAAAAAGTGAATATTCATGGCTGGGTCTATGGAATTAGTAACGGTTGTATTACTGATTTAAAGATTAGTTCATCAAGTAAAGAAAGCCTCGAGATCCACTATCGTGAAGCGATTGCCAATTTACTCAACCAACATGATCAAAACAAAACATAA
- the dnaG gene encoding DNA primase, with protein sequence MKRIPQDFIIDLIARINIVDIVGHRIKIKKRGKDYWGNCPFHNEKTPSFSVSEKKQMYYCFGCGAGGSAIDFLMNYDRLSYPEAIEELANLHGITVPHVETSTDTARNQSQVSGQNIRRDLYTLMGNLAHFYQMQLSTPEAKQANEYLTHRGLDEKIINHYKIGYSPDDWRATFNHIAKTAAEKKLYDQAGMLVSNDNGNQYDRFRGRVMFPIRDRQGNIIAFGGRTIKATDSAKYINSPETPVFHKSYQLYGLYETLQIHRNPEQLIVVEGYMDVVSLAQFGIDYAVAALGTATTEDHIKLLFRATDNIIFCFDGDSAGRRAAWRALNVLLPTLIDGKQIKFVFLPEGDDPDSLVRKEGKAQFETRLNNGLTLSQFLFDELLTQVDLKTSEGKAKLSSLALPLIVQVKAQSFAVNLKQQLGDYLGFLDISQIDKLLLPYINGNSSSSVEPENKMPVIKMKLTTMRILIGLLIQYPELSKQVPDIGSLEQVKLAGIDIFIELLKICHERPNIVTAQILAEYVDKPIAKQLNMLAIWQHKYQDDEIATIFSHTLKDLYDNILAQRQDELIAKDRVTKLTTVEKKELATIILVLSKKD encoded by the coding sequence ATGAAGCGAATTCCTCAAGACTTTATTATTGATCTCATTGCTCGAATCAATATTGTTGATATTGTTGGGCATCGAATAAAAATAAAAAAGCGGGGAAAGGATTATTGGGGTAATTGCCCATTCCATAATGAAAAGACGCCTTCCTTTTCTGTAAGCGAAAAAAAACAGATGTATTACTGTTTTGGATGCGGCGCCGGTGGGTCAGCTATCGATTTTTTAATGAATTATGACCGCCTTTCCTATCCTGAAGCAATTGAAGAACTCGCGAACCTCCATGGTATTACCGTACCTCATGTTGAAACATCAACGGATACAGCTCGTAATCAATCGCAAGTATCAGGGCAAAATATTAGGCGTGACCTTTATACTTTAATGGGAAATTTGGCACATTTTTATCAAATGCAGCTTTCAACTCCTGAGGCAAAGCAAGCCAACGAGTACCTTACTCATCGAGGATTGGATGAGAAGATAATTAACCACTACAAGATTGGTTATTCACCTGATGATTGGCGAGCAACCTTTAATCATATAGCAAAGACTGCGGCAGAGAAAAAACTTTATGACCAAGCCGGAATGCTGGTCAGCAATGATAACGGTAATCAATATGATCGTTTTCGTGGACGAGTTATGTTCCCTATTCGCGACCGACAAGGCAATATTATTGCTTTTGGCGGAAGAACAATCAAAGCGACTGATTCAGCAAAATATATCAACTCGCCTGAAACGCCAGTTTTCCACAAAAGTTATCAGCTTTACGGATTATATGAAACACTGCAAATACATCGCAACCCTGAACAATTAATTGTTGTTGAAGGTTATATGGATGTGGTGTCATTAGCCCAATTTGGTATAGATTATGCTGTTGCAGCGTTAGGGACAGCGACGACGGAAGATCATATTAAATTGCTCTTTAGGGCAACCGATAATATTATTTTTTGTTTTGATGGTGACTCAGCTGGCCGACGTGCCGCTTGGCGAGCTCTGAATGTATTATTACCCACTCTCATTGATGGAAAACAGATTAAATTTGTTTTTTTACCAGAAGGCGATGATCCTGATAGCCTAGTCAGAAAAGAAGGCAAAGCACAATTTGAAACTCGACTGAACAATGGATTAACTCTCTCACAGTTTTTGTTTGATGAGCTATTAACCCAAGTTGATCTAAAGACCTCTGAAGGTAAAGCTAAACTAAGCTCACTCGCATTACCTTTAATTGTACAAGTAAAAGCACAATCATTTGCAGTTAATTTAAAACAACAATTAGGAGACTATCTAGGTTTTCTTGACATAAGCCAGATAGATAAACTCCTACTGCCGTATATCAATGGTAATTCGTCATCATCAGTTGAGCCTGAAAATAAAATGCCTGTAATCAAAATGAAATTAACAACTATGCGAATTTTGATCGGCTTGCTTATACAGTACCCCGAATTATCAAAACAGGTTCCTGATATTGGCAGTTTAGAGCAAGTAAAGCTTGCTGGTATTGACATATTTATTGAGCTATTAAAAATTTGTCATGAAAGGCCCAATATTGTTACCGCACAAATTTTAGCCGAATATGTCGATAAACCGATAGCTAAACAATTAAATATGCTGGCAATTTGGCAACACAAATATCAGGATGATGAAATAGCAACGATTTTTTCTCATACTTTAAAAGACTTATATGATAATATACTCGCCCAAAGGCAAGATGAGCTTATTGCGAAGGATCGAGTGACTAAATTGACGACCGTAGAAAAAAAAGAATTAGCAACGATAATACTTGTTTTATCAAAAAAAGACTAA
- a CDS encoding phosphoethanolamine transferase, with product MVGKITTFFLTLLLASVSLFGLVDASNFLKGRMYFFTLCYIALAGLLWRIKYTRIIAFILAILWAVNSSLSILIYQLYQGQLNYQLATTILSTNVQESQDFIFAHWSILLIALSLLLGFMFITFRLSSLVSKRNLIVLSSIILLTVIYKFSESALKGRLSDPSFNMIEKVLPYTSLNNFAVLGRAYQELNLLNTVSNYKPIYQLDTDETNIDTYVIVVGESVRRDHLSLYGYARDTTPYIDKQKSNLFIFGQAIAPAPMTSMSLASILTIKASDDSSPSLLNDNILNIANKVGFETYWFSRQNSIGQFETAVTSIAKSANHKEWLLSGYDDALLVKLDEALKANGKKKLIVLHTNGSHLSACHQYPAEDSYFVNGGSEYENCYDNSILFMDKLLNNIFKRLENTSASVLYFSDHGQMKRIKRGEVDYFHGSINPTKESLDIPQFIWYSPIINSKDKKIGSYNIPYSAANNYYLIANWLGINKNNGIEISSPLSADYQADDKIIIMDTQLNLFDYQQLPSDNNLH from the coding sequence ATGGTAGGCAAAATTACAACATTTTTTTTAACATTACTCTTAGCATCAGTTTCCCTATTCGGCTTAGTCGATGCATCAAATTTTTTAAAAGGTAGAATGTATTTTTTTACGCTCTGTTATATTGCTTTAGCTGGGTTGTTATGGCGGATTAAATATACGCGAATTATTGCTTTTATTCTCGCTATACTTTGGGCGGTCAATTCATCACTGTCAATATTGATTTATCAACTCTATCAAGGGCAGCTTAATTATCAACTAGCAACGACTATTTTATCAACTAATGTTCAAGAATCTCAAGATTTTATTTTTGCACATTGGTCTATTTTACTCATTGCATTATCTCTTTTGCTGGGTTTTATGTTTATTACATTTCGTTTATCAAGCCTAGTCTCAAAGCGCAATTTGATAGTGCTTTCATCTATTATTTTACTAACGGTTATTTATAAATTTAGCGAATCAGCATTAAAGGGGCGATTATCTGACCCTTCATTTAATATGATAGAGAAAGTTTTACCGTACACTTCATTAAATAATTTTGCCGTATTAGGTAGAGCTTACCAAGAGTTAAATTTATTAAATACCGTATCTAATTATAAGCCAATTTATCAACTTGATACCGATGAAACAAATATCGACACTTATGTGATTGTGGTTGGTGAATCGGTAAGACGGGATCACCTTAGTTTATACGGGTATGCTCGAGATACAACGCCTTATATTGATAAACAAAAAAGTAACTTATTCATCTTTGGCCAAGCAATCGCTCCTGCGCCTATGACGTCAATGTCGTTAGCCTCAATTCTGACCATCAAGGCCTCGGATGATAGCTCTCCTTCTCTATTAAATGATAATATTTTGAATATTGCCAATAAAGTTGGATTTGAAACTTATTGGTTTAGCCGGCAAAATTCGATAGGGCAGTTTGAAACGGCAGTTACCAGCATTGCCAAAAGCGCTAACCATAAAGAATGGCTACTTAGTGGCTATGACGATGCTTTATTGGTAAAACTCGATGAGGCGCTCAAGGCTAATGGTAAAAAGAAATTAATTGTGCTACATACTAACGGTAGTCATTTATCTGCATGTCATCAGTACCCCGCGGAAGATAGTTATTTTGTTAACGGGGGATCTGAATACGAAAATTGCTATGATAATTCAATTTTATTTATGGATAAATTGCTTAATAACATCTTTAAACGATTGGAGAATACTTCAGCATCAGTTCTCTATTTTTCAGATCATGGTCAAATGAAAAGAATAAAAAGAGGCGAAGTTGATTATTTTCATGGTTCGATTAATCCAACTAAAGAATCACTTGATATTCCACAGTTTATTTGGTATAGCCCAATTATAAATAGTAAAGATAAAAAAATTGGTAGCTACAATATACCGTATTCTGCTGCTAATAATTATTACCTAATTGCTAATTGGCTCGGTATAAACAAGAATAATGGCATTGAGATTAGCTCTCCTCTTTCTGCTGATTATCAGGCAGATGACAAAATAATTATTATGGACACGCAATTAAATTTATTTGATTATCAGCAGCTACCGTCCGATAATAACCTCCACTGA